Below is a genomic region from Cottoperca gobio unplaced genomic scaffold, fCotGob3.1 fCotGob3_453arrow_ctg1, whole genome shotgun sequence.
atatacacacaccacacatatatatatacacacacatatatatatatatatatatatacacacacatatatatatatatatatacacacacacacatatatatacacacacacatatatatatatatatacacacacatctatatatatatatatatatatatatatatatatatatatatatatacacacacacacacacatatatatatatatatatatatacacacacatatatatatatatatttatatatatatatatacacacacacacacatatatatatatatatatatatatatatatgtgtacatatatatatatatatatatatatatatatatatatatatatatgtgtacatatatatatatatacacatatatatatgtgtgtgtgtatatatatatatatatatatatatatattatatatatacaacacacacacatatatatatatatatatatatatatatatatgtgtatatatatattacacacacacatatatatatacacacacatatatatatatatatatatatacacacacatatatatatatatatatatatatatatacacacacatatatatatatatatacactatatatatatatatatacatacacatatatatatatatatacatacacatatatatatatatatatatatatatagatacacacacacacatatatatatatatacacacacacatatatatatatatatttatatatatatatatatatatatgacacatattatatatatatatttatatatatatatatatatacacacacacacacatatatatatatatatatatatatatatatacacacacacacacacatatatatacacacaccacacatatatatatataatatatatatatacacaccacacatatatatatatatatatatatatatatatacacacacatatatatatatatatatatacacacacatatatatatatatatatatacatatatatatatatatatatatatatatatacatatacatatatatatatatatatatatatatatacatatacatacatatatatatatatatatatatatacacatatatatatatatatatatatatatatatatatgtgtacatatatatatatacacatatatatatgtgtgtgtgtatatatatatatatatatacatacatataatatgttACCTGGTGAAGTCTTCAATAAACTCACCTCGactctcctctgtcttcctctctctttgatcttcttcacctcctcctcctcctcttcctcatcggCCTGGCCAGCCACAGTCTTCTCTCCAATTGGCTGCACGGTGGCAAGGAGGGCGGGGACAGTGAAGCAGGACAGGAAGCGCGCCTTCAGTAGCTGGTAGGCGGGGTTACCAGAGAAACGCTCCGTCACCAGCTGACGCGCCACTGCCACGagctccgcctcctcctccgcctgtAGGACGTTGGAGCTGACGGAGGGAGCTTCAGGAGGACGaaacaaacatccacacacaacGTTAATACATCTGTACAACCAACAGAAGAAGGGCAATCAAAACCCAGCGCCACTTCATAAACATTAGCAggaatttaaaatacattttcgaAGCACAAATGATCCGGCACACAACGTTCTCTCACGTGACAGAAACACTTTCCCCATCATTCAGTGTGTAAAGCAGAGGAACAGCAGTGACGGGGAAACTTTAAATTACTGCAAATATCTGTGAATCTACAGACGTTTGACTGTTTATGGAAAAATGTGTCGGATCATTTTCCTGTAAAATGActtttttatttccacttcAGGACACGAGTCTCACATGATGTGAATGTGATGAAGCAGCGAACATAAAGCTGGTTCTTTCGTTTGATCGATAAGCTGCTGCAAGTTAAAATGAACCTTTGAACTAGACTGACTACATTaaccccccgcccccccatGTCCAGTGTTACCTGCTGCGTCCCGGGCAGCTCTGAGGTCCGAGGTGGAGTCCGGCAGCATCGGCGTCCTCTCCGTGCCATCAAGTTTGGTGGTGGGGCGTCGGGGTTCGGACCCCCGActcagcagctgcagagacGTCTTGGTCAGAGACTTCTTGGCCCGGAGCAGTGCACTGAGCGCGCTCAGACTGCTGACGAAGGGCGGCAGGTAAGGAAGGGCTGTGCCCGCTCCGGGTACTGCCACGCCTCCCCGACCGCTCAGCCAATCACGCACCGCTTCCTGGGACTCCAGGAACATGAGGGAGGGGTCGAACTGCAGCGCCTCCTTCCTGAGGGAAACGGAAAATGCGCTGGAGGGTTGAGGTGCGATTGATCGCGGACCGCCGGTGGTGAGTCGCAGAGGGGCCGTGGTGGGTGGAGCAGGGAGGGGGCCGCTTGGTACCAACGGCAGCTGCAGGCTGTGGGGCAGGGCTTGTGCCAGCTGGACCAGCCCTCCAGGAGTCATGACCCACATGGACTGACCGGGCTGTAAACAGAACCCGGAGGGGGGTGGAGCCACCGGCCGGTTCTGAGTGACAACTTCCTCTTTAGGCCGAGACGTACGAGAGCACTTCTTACGAGGAGGAGATGGAGTTCTCTTCTTCTTGGCTTCAGCCTGGAAACAGAAAACACGCAGGAATCAGACTGAGAGCTCATCGGGTCTTAAGGTTCTGCAGCTAATCTCTCAAACTACTGGatcagtttaatatttaatatttctgcaCACGCTGAAGGAATATTGACTCTTATACGTCACTGACTCCTCTTCACACAAGGACCACCAATAACTTCTGACCGTTTGATAAAAGCCTTTCAGACTTTTcctaaaagtgtgtttttgatgttttctgAAGCGTAGGGGTCAGATCGGACCTCTACTCACGAACCTTTATCTTCTACACAATGTCCAAATGATCCTTTAAACCCAAACAAACAGTGGCAGGAGCATCAGTGTTGTGATGCTGATCATCTGCAGCCTGTGATTGGAGCAGAGCTTCATGACATCACCTGGCTTCTCACCTTggcctgagtgtcctcctgcagAGCTCGGGCCCTCTGAGTCAGGTTCCtaactctcttctctttctggatcACACCTGTACCTGTCCCGCCCACACACTGGTCACCCTGACTGCTCGTCATGCTCGGCTGCCCCCCGCTCCCTCGTTTCCTCCCGCTTGACGGGGCTTTGGGAGGCTTTTTGGAGGGAAGGGGGGTCGGTTTAATTGAGCCACGTTGGCCAGGGTGGAGATTTAAAGAGGTGTAGTCATGATCGTTGTGGAAATTAGCAGGTAGAGCAGTGTGCTGATTGGTCGTTATGGAGTGGGCCGGGGCTAAACTGAGGTTTTGAGTTGCGGACGGGACGGGACTCTGGATCGGAGCTCTCTTTAGTCGAGACGAAGCCTCTTTCTTCTTGGCTTCAGCCTGAAAGGACGCAAAGAGAGACCGATTACATCATATTAAGGGCGACTGCTGctgacatatatatatgtgtatatatacacatatatatatatatatatatatatatatatatatatatatatgtgtatatatatatatatgtgtatatatacacatatatatatatatatacacatatatatgtgtatatatacacatatatatgtgtatatatacacatatatatatacacatatatatatatacacatatatatatatatatatatatatatatatatgtgtatatatacacatatatatatatatatatatatatatatatatatacacacacatatatatatgtgtatatatacacatatatatatatatatatgtgtatatatatatatatatatatatatatatgtgtatatatatatatatatatatatatatatatatatatatgtgtatatatatatatatatatatatatatatatatatatatatatgtgtatatatatatgtgtatatatatatataacacacacacacacacacacacacacacacacacacacacaccttggccTCCTGCAGAGCTTTGGCCTTCTGACTCGGCCTACGAGacctctgtctttctttgatCACACTGCTGCAAGCCGCCTGTTGCCCCTTCCCTTTGGGTGACCTGGAGATGGATCTGGATGGACTGGAGGCCGGACGAGCCCTCCTGGGGTTAGTGACGGGGCTGCTGGAGGGGGCAGTGTGCTGCCCAGGCAGCGTACAGCCAGCAGAAAGATGCTGGTGAGGGGGCAGAGGTACAGCTTCTTGGGGGGGAGAGTCAGAGCAGGTGGATGCGGCGTTCAGGGGCAATGGGAccacagagacaggagggacACTCAGTCTTTGAGGAGCAGGATGTGCAGGTAAGGGAGAGGCGACAGCCCCCACAGCAGGAGGGAGGGTGTTCAGGGAGAAGGGAGGCATGAGCTGCATGGAGGCAGCGCGAGGTTGTGTCACAGGATGAGGAATAATGACAGCCTGAGGAAACATCTGAGGACTCATGTTAAGAGGCATCTGGAGAAGCACGCCGGGGCAATTCTGAGAGGGCGTGGCGGGGGGgcgaggagaagagggaggttGCTGCAGCAGCATGAGTTGCTGCACCAGCATGAGTTGCTGCGGCCGTTGCTGCAGCGCCTGAAGCTGCTTCAGGATCCATTTTTGCTGCAGGTCgaactcctgctcctcttttatcagtttcctctgctgcagcatCCCTGCGACGGTATTTGTgcggacagagggaggacacgGAGGTGGGGGTACCAGCGACACCACCctgttcctcctctgctctATCATATCCTTGCAGCCCGTGGCGTCCACGTTCAAGgtctggaggaggagcaggaagacaGGAGTCGAGGGGAGCCGGGTCTTCTCTCTGCGCTGCCTCAGGGCATCGGCTGTCGTCAGCCGGTGTTTCTGCAGGATCAGCAGGTTGCCGATCCACGGCGTCACGGCGGCCTGCAGCTCGTAGCTCAGCCCCATGTCCATCCCCCGGCCTAGGGGGTTCTGTTTCTCGGTGTGTACCTTCCTGCGGGGGCCAGAGCTCGGGCAGTTGAACTTGCTCGCCTGGCGGTGGAGGTGGGCTTGCAGCTGGTCAGCTGACACCATCATCATGGAGCTGCTGTGGCGCTCCTCCCGTGGCAGCTCTCTGGGCTGCGGGCCGAAGATCACGGAGAGTCCGAATGGGCCCAGGATGGTGGAGCGGACAGACACCTGACTGTGGGCGGCTCCAGAGGAAGGCAACTCTACCGGGCGAAAGGCCGGGAAGGAGGAACATTGTGCTTTTTCTACTGGAATCCACTCCTGCATGGGGGAGAGGGTGtactcctccacctcctccactaTCTCCtgcctcttctccttcttctcctcttcatcactatCCATGTACTCCACCACCATCGTCTCGTCCTCGCTGCtctccacctgcaccacctcctccacctcctccttcacttTTGTCAGTGGTCTCCTGATTCTCTTCTTGGCCGGGGCGTCCTCCTTCGTCTGCGTCTTCGCTCCTCCTCCGCGGCTCCTTGGAGGTTTTCTATCTTTCtattgacagagagagagtcacaGGTTCTCATGTATCTTCTCATGCAACCAACAATTATTCGTCAAAGGAAACTATTTGAGTTTTAGTCAATGACAACTGCTCATTTCAGCCATCAGCTGGTTTCTGTTGTTGTCACTTTAACTTCAGCTCCGATGTATTTTAGGGCTGCAACAGTTATTAGttgtttgatctataaaatgttgattaatgtggatcagtgtttctcaaatgtTTGAAAGATAATAAGTTTCCAGTCATagaagtaaagaaaccagaaaatattcacttttaagAAGCTGAAATCATTTCTAATGACTCAAACAAGACGAcaaaatgtttgtgataaagtTCAAAGTTGACAACTCATCGATGAATCTTTAAAGCAGGTACTCGTCGTTACATACAACGTCACATTTGGCTGTGGTTATGGACAAAAACTTGTTTTGTGAAGTCACGAAAACCGATCCTTCGGTACCAGGTCGATACCAAAACTATGAAAACGTGACGGCACTTGTTTTTCTAGAGTACCTCAGGTACCGAGGGGCCCGAGACTAACGGCGTCCCGGGGACGTGTTTGTGACGCAGTAAACTCACGATCAACGCCTCCAGGAGACGCTCACCTTTTACCCGATAAAGCTACAACAAATCTGTGGAGCTATCtgcaggagagctagctaacgttagcagccgGTGGAGTGAGGTTATGATGCGTCTCGTTTAcaaacaacagtgaaagaagACGTCGGCCATGTTGGAGTATATCAGCACCTTATCacgaggaggagctgcaggttTGTTCAGTTTCCTCCACTCTCTCAGACACTGAGCGTCGTTACGGTGAGGAATCTCTGCAGCGATCCTCGCCCAGcgacctgacacacacacacacacacacacacacacacacacacacacacacacacacacacacacacacacacacacacacgttatacaGTAGATTCTTTTTAATATAAGTGGATGTTATTCAGAGCCTTGACTTGGGATAGTGTCAGTAactacagtaaaacacagactTCTCTTATTGCATGTGAATGCAccgcgggggggggggattcataAATCACATGAGGTTCTCTGTCAGAGCATGGAGAGTGCAACTTCCCTAAACACCATGTTACCCATAAGCCTGGCtggctgtgtgactgtgtgactgtgtgactcaCCAACTCCATGTTTCtgcaccagcaccagcagcagaccTTTCTCCTGTTGGTCAAACGGTCCTTTCTTTGTCTCCGCCTTCAGACAGTCATAgtacctaaacacacacacagttcacttcctgtgtgaggacacacagacagcttCTATTGTCCAATCAGCTCTCACCTGTCTCTGCAGCCAGAGTCGGTGCGTCCAGGAACCTCCAGCCGGATCTTCCACCAGTCCTTCTCCCCGTGACGGGACActgcctgcagcagcagctggggggggtgggggcaaCATTTTACAGTGTTTATTTCCTCGATTCCTTTCCTTACCTCCTACAAAAGGATGACATTTATTGGACTTTATTGTT
It encodes:
- the snapc4 gene encoding snRNA-activating protein complex subunit 4, encoding MRIGNFIPYTQMSYFMEGRDPAQLIYRWNQVLDPSLKKGFWTGEEDELLLQAVSRHGEKDWWKIRLEVPGRTDSGCRDRYYDCLKAETKKGPFDQQEKGLLLVLVQKHGVGRWARIAAEIPHRNDAQCLREWRKLNKPAAPPRDKKDRKPPRSRGGGAKTQTKEDAPAKKRIRRPLTKVKEEVEEVVQVESSEDETMVVEYMDSDEEEKKEKRQEIVEEVEEYTLSPMQEWIPVEKAQCSSFPAFRPVELPSSGAAHSQVSVRSTILGPFGLSVIFGPQPRELPREERHSSSMMMVSADQLQAHLHRQASKFNCPSSGPRRKVHTEKQNPLGRGMDMGLSYELQAAVTPWIGNLLILQKHRLTTADALRQRREKTRLPSTPVFLLLLQTLNVDATGCKDMIEQRRNRVVSLVPPPPCPPSVRTNTVAGMLQQRKLIKEEQEFDLQQKWILKQLQALQQRPQQLMLVQQLMLLQQPPSSPRPPATPSQNCPGVLLQMPLNMSPQMFPQAVIIPHPVTQPRAASMQLMPPFSLNTLPPAVGAVASPLPAHPAPQRLSVPPVSVVPLPLNAASTCSDSPPQEAVPLPPHQHLSAGCTLPGQHTAPSSSPVTNPRRARPASSPSRSISRSPKGKGQQAACSSVIKERQRSRRPSQKAKALQEAKAEAKKKEASSRLKRAPIQSPVPSATQNLSLAPAHSITTNQHTALPANFHNDHDYTSLNLHPGQRGSIKPTPLPSKKPPKAPSSGRKRGSGGQPSMTSSQGDQCVGGTGTGVIQKEKRVRNLTQRARALQEDTQAKAEAKKKRTPSPPRKKCSRTSRPKEEVVTQNRPVAPPPSGFCLQPGQSMWVMTPGGLVQLAQALPHSLQLPLVPSGPLPAPPTTAPLRLTTGGPRSIAPQPSSAFSVSLRKEALQFDPSLMFLESQEAVRDWLSGRGGVAVPGAGTALPYLPPFVSSLSALSALLRAKKSLTKTSLQLLSRGSEPRRPTTKLDGTERTPMLPDSTSDLRAARDAAAPSVSSNVLQAEEEAELVAVARQLVTERFSGNPAYQLLKARFLSCFTVPALLATVQPIGEKTVAGQADEEEEEEEVKKIKERGRQRRVERSLLLCDGPGAPANHFSGICTNTAGPDQ